The Candidatus Schekmanbacteria bacterium genome contains the following window.
CCTTTTAAATGAAGTCAATAAATATATAGACCATAAGGCTCCGTGGGCATTGGCAAAGAAAGGAGACGATGAAGAGCTGGACAAAGCGCTGAATATCATCTTTAGATGCCTCAAGATATGTACAGTATTGATTCATCCTTATATGCCGGCAAAATCTAATGAAATGTGGAAATCCTTAGGTATGAAAGGCAATATCATTGATCTTGCACCAATAACTTTTGCCAAGCTGTGGAGTGTTGAGGGAGAGATTAAAGTTGAAAAACTGAAAGCTCTTTTTCCAAGAATCGAAAAAGATGAAAAGAAGAAGGCTGATGGTGAAGAAAAAGAAGGAAAAGAGGAAGAAATGATAACAATCGATGATTTTGCAAAGTTGAAATTGAAAGTTGCAACAATAGTAAAGGCTGAAAAAGTTCCCAAATCTTCAAAGCTTATTCGACTTGAAGTCGATGATGGAGATGGTATTAGACAGATTGTAGCGGGTATTGCACAACATTATGATGCAGAGAAACTTGAAGGAAAGCAGATAGTAATTGTGGCAAATCTAAAACCGGTAAAGCTTATGGGAATTGAATCTCAGGGGATGCTTCTTGCCGCAAGTGATGATGAAACTCTTGCCATCATTACACCTGAAGGAGTCGTAAAAAACGGCGCAAAAGTAAGATGATAATAGAAACACATTCCCATCTTTCATTTCCAGATTTCAAAGATGACCTTCCAGATGTATTGAAAAGGGCAAGAGAAAAGGGAGTTGAAGTAATAATAACCGTCTCTGCTGATATTCTATCGACAAGAGAAAATGCAAAGATTGCAAAACAAGAGGAAAGAGTTTTTTTTACTCCCGGGATTCATCCACATGATACAGACAATGCCAAAGAGGAGTATTTTAGGGAGATAGAAGAAATCCTCAAAAGGGATAAACTTGCTGTGGCAGTTGGCGAGACAGGGCTTGATTTTTACCGCAATCATTCAACGCGCAAAAGACAGGAAGAATCGTTCATTCGTTTTATAGATATTGCGAAGAGGCTTAATAAGCCATTAGTAATCCATTGTAGGGATGCTTACAGTCGTCTTTCAGAAATAATAGAGTCCGAAGAAGCAGGAATTGCAGGCGGAGTTGTCCACTGTTTTTCAGGAGATTACAATTTTGCCAGAACGATTCTTGATAATGGATTTTTTATTGGCGTGGGAGGTACTATCACTTATCCAAAGTCGAATGCCATTCGTGAAGTCATAAAGAGAGTCCCTATGGAGAGAATAGTCCTTGAAACAGATTGTCCATATCTTGCTCCTCAAGCGGTAAGGGGTAAAAGAAACGAGCCTTCATTTCTCACATACATAATCGATGAGATTGCCCTTTTGAAAGGATTATCCAATAGCGATGTAGCGAGGGTAACATCTTTAAATGCAAGCACGCTCTTTTCTCTTGGTGTCGTAAATCCTCAATCTGTCATAACCTACAGGATAAGAGATTCGCTTTATGTGAATGTTACAAATCGCTGTTCCAATAAGTGTGTCTTTTGCCGCCGCGAAGAAGACCCTATTGTAAAGGGACATCTTTTGAAACTTGGAGAAGAGCCATCAGCAGAAAGAATTATCGAAGAAATCGGGAATCCTAAAAATTATGATGAAATTGTCTTTTGCGGATATGGAGAACCATTGATTAGATTGGCAATAGTAAAAGAAGTTGCAAAGTGGGTAAAGGCAAAAGGAGGAAAAGTAAGGATAAACACAAATGGACAAGCAAATTTAATCCATAAAAGAAATATAATTCCTGAACTTGAAGGACTGGTTGACAGAATATCAATCAGCCTCAATGCTCATAATGCGGAAGTTTATGAAAAACTCTGTCCCTCGGAATTCGGTCCAAAGGCATATGAAGAGATCATTAAATTTGCTAAGGAGGCAAAAAGATTTATTCCTGATGTAACATTGACTGTTGTGTCTTTAGAGGAAGTTGATATTGAAAAGTGCAAAAACATTGCTGAGTCAGTGGGCGCTAATTTTAGAATTCGTGAATATAATGTAGTAGGGTAAAAAAAGAAGGGATGATTTTTTCATCCCCTCCAAATTTTCACCCTTACCAAAAAGGTTGATGTTGACACTTTTTATTTTACTTTGTTCTTTAATGCTGCGCCCGGACTGAATTTTGGAACCTTCCTTGCCGGAATAACAATTTCTTTTCCTGTTTGCGGATTTCTGCCTTTTCTCTTTTTTCTTTTTGATACTCCAAATGTGCCAAACCCTACTAAAGTAACTTTGTCCCCCTTTTTTAGACTTTTAGTAACTGAA
Protein-coding sequences here:
- a CDS encoding HU family DNA-binding protein, whose amino-acid sequence is MNKGDLVAEMAKAANISKAAAEKALNCFIDSVTKSLKKGDKVTLVGFGTFGVSKRKKRKGRNPQTGKEIVIPARKVPKFSPGAALKNKVK
- a CDS encoding YchF/TatD family DNA exonuclease, producing MIIETHSHLSFPDFKDDLPDVLKRAREKGVEVIITVSADILSTRENAKIAKQEERVFFTPGIHPHDTDNAKEEYFREIEEILKRDKLAVAVGETGLDFYRNHSTRKRQEESFIRFIDIAKRLNKPLVIHCRDAYSRLSEIIESEEAGIAGGVVHCFSGDYNFARTILDNGFFIGVGGTITYPKSNAIREVIKRVPMERIVLETDCPYLAPQAVRGKRNEPSFLTYIIDEIALLKGLSNSDVARVTSLNASTLFSLGVVNPQSVITYRIRDSLYVNVTNRCSNKCVFCRREEDPIVKGHLLKLGEEPSAERIIEEIGNPKNYDEIVFCGYGEPLIRLAIVKEVAKWVKAKGGKVRINTNGQANLIHKRNIIPELEGLVDRISISLNAHNAEVYEKLCPSEFGPKAYEEIIKFAKEAKRFIPDVTLTVVSLEEVDIEKCKNIAESVGANFRIREYNVVG